The following are encoded in a window of Chionomys nivalis chromosome X, mChiNiv1.1, whole genome shotgun sequence genomic DNA:
- the Zfp92 gene encoding zinc finger protein 92 homolog — translation MAASLLRAKPKVPISFEDVSVYFTKTEWKLLDLKQRNLYKQVMLENYSHLVSVGFAFSKPNLVSQLERGEKPWIADRMGTAAASCAGNGIKSKMLTSRPKLFGRGLLGDTSGSMVQRRPHDFRPNFIVRYRHSRIADKRYLCQQCGKSFSRSSNLIKHRIVHSGEKPYKCSECGKLFRRNLALQEHQRIHSGDKPYECGECGKTFTRSFNLIKHQIIHSSEKPFVCRVCGKVFRRSFALHEHARIHSGERPYECGECGKAFSRSSNLIEHQRTHSGQKPYICQECGKAFKGISQLIHHQRSHRGDRPFSCQECGKAFRGHSGLSQHQRVHSGEKPYECSDCGRAFGRRANLFKHQVVHGGVRRGRLKGLRRGCMLLEHRRGPHEPQPQEAGEGSSTEPQLIDANKKPQVCERCDQVFENKLLLCRHLRIHDDEDDKKQKSITVSTSGSEERSLLSQDLESQPAEGNDSESSESFLYAEKAQGPSSP, via the exons ATGGCAGCCAGTCTTCTGAGAGCAAAGCCCAAG GTACCAATATCTTTTGAGGATGTGTCTGTGTACTTTACAAAGACAGAATGGAAGCTTCTGGATCTCAAACAGAGGAATCTCTACAAGCAGGTGATGCTGGAGAACTACAGCCATTTGGTGTCAGTGG GGTTTGCTTTCTCTAAGCCTAACCTGGTGTCTCAGCTGGAGCGAGGGGAGAAGCCCTGGATTGCAGACAGAATGGGGACTGCAGCAGCATCCTGTGCTG GAAATGGGATAAAGAGCAAGATGCTGACTTCAAGGCCGAAACTTTTTGGAAGAGGGCTCCTCGGAGACACCTCGGGATCCATGGTGCAGAGGCGTCCTCACGACTTCAGGCCAAATTTCATTGTAAGGTACCGGCACTCCAGAATCGCCGATAAACGGTATCTGTGTCAGCAGTGTGGAAAATCCTTCAGCCGCAGCTCCAATCTCATCAAGCACCGGATCGTCCACAGCGGTGAGAAACCGTACAAGTGCAGCGAGTGCGGGAAGCTGTTCCGGCGGAACTTGGCACTGCAGGAGCATCAGCGCATCCACAGTGGCGACAAGCCCTACGAGTGCGGGGAGTGTGGCAAGACCTTCACGCGCAGCTTCAACCTTATCAAGCACCAGATCATCCACAGCAGCGAGAAGCCATTCGTGTGCCGGGTGTGCGGGAAGGTGTTCCGGCGGAGCTTCGCTCTGCATGAGCATGCGCGCATCCACAGCGGCGAGCGGCCTTACGAGTGCGGTGAATGTGGCAAGGCATTCAGCCGCAGCTCCAACCTTATCGAGCACCAGCGCACCCACAGTGGTCAGAAACCCTACATCTGCCAGGAGTGCGGCAAAGCCTTCAAGGGCATCTCGCAGCTCATCCACCACCAGCGCAGCCACCGCGGCGACAGGCCCTTCTCGTGCCAGGAGTGTGGCAAGGCCTTCCGCGGCCATTCAGGACTTAGCCAACACCAGCGAGTGCACAGCGGCGAGAAGCCCTACGAGTGCAGCGACTGTGGCCGGGCCTTTGGTCGCCGGGCCAACCTCTTCAAGCACCAGGTAGTGCATGGTGGGGTGCGTCGTGGCCGCTTAAAGGGACTTCGGCGCGGCTGCATGCTCCTGGAGCATCGGCGCGGGCCCCACGAGCCGCAGCCCCAGGAAGCCGGGGAAGGCAGCTCGACCGAGCCCCAGCTCATTGACGCCAATAAGAAGCCCCAAGTATGTGAGCGCTGCGACCAGGTCTTCGAGAACAAGTTGCTGCTGTGTCGCCATTTGCGCATTCATGACGACGAAGATGACAAGAAACAGAAGTCAATTACTGTGAGTACCTCAGGTTCGGAGGAGAGGTCGCTGCTCAGCCAGGATTTGGAATCCCAGCCCGCAGAAGGAAACGACAGCGAAAGCAGTGAAAGTTTCCTGTATGCCGAGAAGGCCCAGGGCCCATCCTCACCTTGA
- the LOC130867188 gene encoding paraneoplastic antigen Ma6F-like has translation MFPSKFTAMGLAILQDWCRWMGANAQRSLLILGIPDDCEEEEFQEAVQAALRPLGRYRVLGKVFRKEIGAKVALVEFADNLNQSLIPQQIPNDRGPWTVIFLPPVPDIELQDTFNFPAQAHGQALEGSSGGAGASGRSGATVEEGDVVRAVGEAGGAAEEGAEDEARVPVEEGAEGEEGGADVAPPAPFLLEEGAAAKARVSEEEETEGEEGAGEAGGAAQEEAAAEVSMSDEEGAADGEGVVDEGGVVYEAAVVDEARLSDEGAVDGEDDVVEAGAARMSDEEGAGGDMGVAGVIGAMGWAGAAGEVGAAGEGGVLEAGAGGDEGSAGDEGSGSDEGSAGDEGSVDDGGAVREAGAVGEDEAGAVGEARLSDEEGAAGDMGVAGILGAVGLAGAAGEAGGSGEEGPFDVAGGARGAGAWTQQWGQAVQPILENMAYQELRHFSGMEEPGCGGLSFESWLDHANDMLYMWRHISETERRRRLVESLGGPALDLLCELLEENPDTPVQDCLAALLKVFGNKDPVMTARMKFLTCSQGPQETLFAYVMRLEGLLQMAVEKGAIQPAMVDQVRARQVLMRARPNQMLQNNLRRMRLERRPPGFVGLLRLVRETEAWVAALVENAVVQVGEGVEVHGGELDVVQAALVGVGGTEPAPAVREALPASEAAGQAAAAVLEQAVEAAADIDGAAKAGLDSDEAKVFLVTDRDENVLAPAGSGQAGPTEGPGVPESLTSAGEQEVEPVPEGLKEESENEDGAWEGSHPKSFGK, from the exons ATGTTTCCTTCCAAGTTCACTGCTATGGGACTGGCTATTCTTCAGGACTGGTGCAGGTGGATGGGTGCCAATGCCCAGCGCTCTCTGCTCATCCTGGGTATCCCCGATGACTGTGAGGAAGAAGAATTCCAGGAGGCTGTGCAGGCTGCCCTCAGGCCCCTGGGCAGGTACCGAGTGCTTGGCAAGGTCTTCAGAAAAGAGATCGGGGCAAAGGTCGCTTTGGTTGAATTCGCTGACAATTTAAACCAAAGTCTGATCCCCCAACAAATACCAAATGATAGGGGGCCCTGgactgtgatcttcctgcctccagtcCCTGATATCGAGCTACAGGACACATTCAATTTCCCTGCACAGGCTCACGGGCAAGCTTTGGAAGGGTCTTCAGGTGGGGCAGGGGCTTCAGGTAGATCAGGGGCTACAGTGGAGGAAGGAGATGTAGTTAGGGCtgtgggtgaggcaggaggagcagctgaggaaggagcCGAGGATGAGGCAAGAGTACCTGTTGAGGAAGGAGCCgagggtgaggagggaggagcagatgtggctcctcctgcccccttcctactggaggaaggagctgcagCCAAGGCAAGAGtgtcagaagaggaagaaacagagggtgaggaaggagcgggtgaggcaggaggagcagccCAGGAAGAAGCTGCAGCTGAGGTGAGCATGTCAGATGAGGAAGGAGCAGCGGATGGGGAAGGAGTTGTAGATGAGGGAGGGGTTGTGTATGAGGCAGCAGTAGTAGATGAAGCAAGATTGTCAGACGAGGGGGCTGTGGATGGGGAAGATGATGTAGTTGAGGCAGGGGCTGCGAGAATGTCTGATGAGGAGGGAGCTGGAGGTGACATGGGGGTCGCAGGTGTTATAGGAGCTATGGGTTGGGCAGGGGCTGCAGGTGAGGTAGGAGCTGCAGGAGAAGGAGGCGTTttagaggcaggagcaggaggtgaTGAGGGGTCTGCAG GTGATGAGGGCTCTGGGAGCGATGAGGGGTCCGCAGGGGATGAAGGCTCTGTGGATGATGGAGGGGCCGTGAGAGAAGCAGGAGCTGTAggagaggatgaggcaggagccGTAGGTGAGGCAAGACTGTCAGATGAGGAGGGAGCTGCAGGTGACATGGGAGTTGCAGGCATTCTAGGAGCCGTGGGATTGGCAGGGGCCGCAGGTGAGGCAGGAGGCTCGGGTGAGGAAGGGCCCTTTGATGTGGCAGGAGGGGCACGTGGGGCTGGAGCCTGGACCCAGCAGTGGGGCCAAGCCGTGCAGCCCATCCTGGAAAACATGGCCTACCAGGAGCTGAGGCACTTCTCTGGGATGGAAGAGCCCGGCTGTGGGGGTCTGTCTTTTGAGAGCTGGCTGGACCACGCCAATGACATGCTATACATGTGGCGCCACATATCCGAGACGGAACGGCGTCGGCGGCTGGTCGAGAGTTTGGGCGGCCCTGCCCTGGATCTCCTGTGTGAGCTTCTGGAAGAGAATCCAGACACCCCTGTGCAGGACTGCCTGGCTGCACTGTTGAAGGTGTTTGGCAACAAGGATCCCGTGATGACCGCGCGGATGAAGTTCCTGACTTGCTCCCAAGGGCCTCAGGAGACACTCTTTGCCTATGTGATGCGCCTGGAAGGTCTGCTGCAGATGGCCGTGGAGAAGGGGGCCATTCAGCCTGCAATGGTGGATCAGGTGAGGGCACGGCAGGTGCTAATGCGAGCCCGGCCCAACCAGATGCTGCAGAACAACCTGAGGAGGATGCGACTGGAGAGGCGGCCACCTGGCTTTGTTGGGCTGCTCAGACTTGTTCGGGAGACTGAGGCATGGGTGGCAGCTCTGGTAGAAAATGCAGTGGTCCAAGTAGGGGAAGGGGTGGAAGTGCATGGTGGAGAGCTGGATGTGGTCCAGGCTGCCCTTGTTGGTGTTGGGGGCACTGAGCCTGCTCCTGCTGTTAGAGAGGCCCTTCCAGCCAGTGAAGCTGCTggccaggctgctgctgctgttcttgagCAAGCTGTTGAGGCTGCTGCCGATATTGATGGTGCCGCAAAGGCAGGCCTTGATTCTGACGAGGCCAAGGTCTTCCTTGTCACCGACAGAGATGAAAATGTGTTGGCCCCTGCTGGCTCAGGCCAGGCAGGACCCACTGAGGGTCCAGGTGTGCCTGAGAGCTTGACCAGTGCAGGAGAGCAAGAAGTAGAGCCTGTACCAGAGGGGCTGAAGGAAGAGTCAGAAAATGAGGATGGGGCATGGGAAGGTAGTCACCCCAAATCCTTTGGCAAATAG